The Cellulomonas sp. S1-8 genome has a window encoding:
- a CDS encoding transglycosylase domain-containing protein, with product MPTSARARGRRISAVQALALLLSFCLVATIGGVLAAGLVLPGVAVANGITGMSVTAFDDLPSELEQRPLPEKSEILAADGTLLATFYDQNRIVVPLAEIAPIMQQAVIAVEDRRFYEHSGVDPAGMLRAAVAQAAGDTQGASTLTQQYVKNVFLDAAERAETDEEKARLRAEAKVSKGPEGIARKLREAKIAITLEKTMSKEEILEKYLNIAAFGASVYGVESAARYFFSKSAKDLNYLEAATIAGITQSPSAWDPVGPADETPEQDTERYADSKKRRDKVLGDMHRDGYITAEELAAGLATPVEATLIVSPLRQGCMSANDTVPGSGFFCDYVTKVIANDPAFGETSQARLNLLYKGGLTITTTLQPGEQAVADAEVKNGIPIDDPSGVASAIVSVKPGTGEITAMAQNRNYSALLVQNPGETSVNFSTSYRYGGSGGFSPGSTFKVFTLLEWLKQGNALQSSVNGTRLQYNMNEFTAGCVGRLTGPPYKFGNSEGGRAIQQSVLDATKNSVNSAFVNMATQLDLCNIMNGAAALGVTKAGNPAANDPTLNTPAGDVPFDPLPGNVLGSQSTSPLQMANAYATFASNGTYCKPIAITSVVDATGTALPVPTADCQAGAVDARYASALNYALSNVWTGTASRVGAPPFPAAGKTGTTSDNEYNWFVGYTPLRATAVWVGFSDGMRSMNRQTINGTFYRSGPYGSSIAAPTWKRYMEQILAGAENPGFAAAADREINGERVGVPSVLGRSEQDARATLEGAGFRVSVSGAQVQSPYPAGTVAEQSATSATRGASITLTLSSGQPPQPQQPGPGQGGFPVGPGNNNGGGQVQPPRNNG from the coding sequence ATGCCGACCTCTGCCCGCGCGCGCGGACGCCGGATCAGCGCCGTCCAGGCGCTGGCCCTGCTGCTGTCCTTCTGCCTCGTCGCCACGATCGGCGGCGTCCTCGCCGCCGGCCTGGTGCTGCCCGGCGTCGCCGTCGCCAACGGCATCACGGGGATGTCCGTGACCGCGTTCGACGACCTGCCGAGCGAGCTCGAGCAGCGGCCGCTGCCGGAGAAGTCCGAGATCCTCGCAGCCGACGGGACGCTGCTGGCGACGTTCTACGACCAGAACCGCATCGTCGTGCCGCTCGCCGAGATCGCGCCGATCATGCAGCAGGCCGTCATCGCGGTCGAGGACCGCCGGTTCTACGAGCACTCCGGCGTGGACCCCGCGGGCATGCTCCGCGCCGCCGTCGCGCAGGCGGCCGGTGACACGCAGGGTGCGTCGACGCTCACGCAGCAGTACGTGAAGAACGTCTTCCTCGACGCGGCCGAGCGTGCCGAGACCGACGAGGAGAAGGCGCGCCTGCGCGCCGAGGCCAAGGTCAGCAAGGGCCCCGAGGGCATCGCCCGCAAGCTCCGCGAGGCGAAGATCGCCATCACGCTGGAGAAGACGATGTCCAAGGAGGAGATCCTCGAGAAGTACCTCAACATCGCGGCCTTCGGCGCGTCGGTGTACGGCGTCGAGTCCGCCGCGCGGTACTTCTTCAGCAAGTCGGCCAAGGACCTCAACTACCTCGAGGCCGCGACGATCGCGGGGATCACGCAGTCCCCCAGCGCGTGGGACCCGGTCGGCCCGGCGGACGAGACGCCCGAGCAGGACACCGAGCGCTACGCGGACTCCAAGAAGCGCCGCGACAAGGTGCTGGGTGACATGCACCGCGACGGCTACATCACGGCCGAGGAGCTGGCCGCAGGCCTCGCGACACCGGTCGAGGCCACCCTGATCGTGTCCCCGCTGCGGCAGGGCTGCATGTCGGCCAACGACACCGTCCCCGGTTCCGGGTTCTTCTGCGACTACGTCACCAAGGTCATCGCCAACGACCCCGCGTTCGGCGAGACCTCCCAGGCCCGCCTCAACCTGCTCTACAAGGGCGGCCTCACCATCACCACGACGCTCCAGCCCGGTGAGCAGGCCGTCGCCGACGCCGAGGTCAAGAACGGCATCCCGATCGACGACCCGTCGGGCGTCGCGAGCGCGATCGTGTCGGTCAAGCCCGGGACGGGCGAGATCACCGCGATGGCGCAGAACCGCAACTACTCGGCCCTGCTGGTCCAGAACCCGGGCGAGACGTCCGTCAACTTCAGCACGAGCTACCGGTACGGCGGGTCCGGCGGCTTCAGCCCCGGCTCGACGTTCAAGGTCTTCACGCTGCTCGAGTGGCTCAAGCAGGGCAACGCGCTGCAGTCGTCGGTGAACGGCACGCGGCTGCAGTACAACATGAACGAGTTCACCGCCGGGTGCGTCGGCCGGCTCACGGGCCCGCCATACAAGTTCGGCAACTCCGAGGGCGGTCGCGCCATCCAGCAGAGCGTGCTCGACGCCACGAAGAACTCGGTGAACTCCGCCTTCGTCAACATGGCGACCCAGCTCGACCTCTGCAACATCATGAACGGCGCCGCCGCCCTGGGCGTCACCAAGGCGGGCAACCCCGCGGCCAACGACCCGACGCTCAACACGCCCGCCGGCGACGTCCCGTTCGACCCGCTGCCCGGCAACGTGCTCGGGTCGCAGTCGACGTCGCCGCTGCAGATGGCCAACGCGTACGCGACGTTCGCGTCGAACGGCACCTACTGCAAGCCGATCGCCATCACCAGCGTCGTCGACGCGACCGGTACCGCGCTGCCGGTCCCGACCGCCGACTGCCAGGCCGGTGCGGTCGACGCCCGGTACGCCTCGGCGCTCAACTACGCGCTCAGCAACGTGTGGACGGGCACGGCGAGCAGGGTCGGCGCGCCGCCGTTCCCGGCTGCCGGCAAGACCGGGACGACGTCCGACAACGAGTACAACTGGTTCGTCGGGTACACCCCGCTGCGTGCCACCGCGGTGTGGGTCGGTTTCAGCGACGGCATGCGGTCGATGAACCGGCAGACGATCAACGGCACGTTCTACCGCTCGGGCCCGTACGGGTCCTCGATCGCCGCACCCACCTGGAAGCGGTACATGGAGCAGATCCTCGCCGGCGCGGAGAACCCCGGCTTCGCCGCCGCGGCCGACCGCGAGATCAACGGCGAGCGCGTCGGGGTGCCGTCGGTCCTCGGTCGCAGCGAGCAGGACGCCCGCGCGACACTCGAGGGCGCCGGGTTCCGGGTGTCCGTCTCGGGTGCGCAGGTGCAGTCCCCGTACCCGGCCGGCACCGTGGCGGAGCAGTCCGCCACCTCCGCCACGCGGGGTGCGAGCATCACGCTGACGCTGTCCAGCGGGCAGCCGCCGCAGCCGCAGCAGCCGGGGCCCGGGCAGGGCGGCTTCCCCGTCGGCCCGGGGAACAACAACGGCGGGGGCCAGGTACAGCCTCCCCGCAACAACGGATGA
- a CDS encoding sensor histidine kinase → MPSQLRAAWTDAAPPRPPTRRGQEAVVVGLPAAAVVLEGVLRPELDAYPWAVAAVAGLVLTLLWRRTRPLPALLVAVLGMSVVTDAAGVPDLYSSVFVLGLVYAVARWGSGRAALTGGAAMLGYAAVVSVVDGQTAGDTVGGLAVVGASLTLGAAMRLRDKARRRALHEVRLLEREHLARDLHDTVAHHVSAIAVRAQAGLAVAPQDPSAAAQALVVIEAEASRALAEMRTIVRVLRRDASTSDASTSDAPASPSPRLGDVADLADDTSVPQVRVTLVGPLAEVTAPVGAALYRMAQEAVTNAHRHARDATLVAVTVRVEARVVHLDVRDDGTPASRGEGYGLVGMRERAALLGGSCTAGVGPAGGWVVAATLPRTWPPS, encoded by the coding sequence GTGCCCTCCCAGCTGCGCGCCGCGTGGACCGATGCGGCTCCGCCGCGACCCCCGACCCGTCGGGGGCAGGAGGCGGTCGTCGTCGGGCTCCCGGCCGCGGCCGTCGTCCTCGAGGGCGTCCTGCGTCCCGAGCTCGACGCGTACCCGTGGGCGGTGGCCGCGGTCGCGGGCCTCGTCCTGACGCTGCTGTGGCGCCGCACCCGCCCGTTGCCCGCGCTCCTCGTCGCCGTGCTCGGGATGTCGGTGGTCACCGACGCCGCCGGCGTCCCCGACCTCTACAGCAGCGTGTTCGTGCTCGGCCTCGTCTACGCCGTGGCGCGGTGGGGGTCAGGACGCGCCGCCCTCACCGGTGGCGCGGCGATGCTCGGCTACGCGGCAGTCGTCTCCGTCGTCGACGGTCAGACGGCGGGCGACACCGTCGGCGGGCTGGCGGTCGTCGGCGCGAGCCTGACGCTCGGCGCGGCCATGCGCCTGCGCGACAAGGCCCGTCGCCGTGCGCTGCACGAGGTGCGCCTGCTCGAGCGGGAGCACCTCGCGCGGGACCTGCACGACACGGTCGCGCACCATGTCTCGGCGATCGCGGTGCGCGCCCAGGCCGGCCTCGCCGTCGCCCCGCAGGACCCCTCGGCGGCGGCGCAGGCACTCGTGGTCATCGAGGCGGAGGCGTCCCGTGCGCTGGCGGAGATGCGCACGATCGTCCGGGTCCTGCGGCGCGACGCGTCGACCTCCGACGCGTCGACCTCGGACGCACCGGCGTCCCCGAGCCCGCGCCTGGGCGACGTCGCCGACCTCGCCGACGACACGAGCGTCCCGCAGGTGCGGGTCACGCTCGTCGGCCCCTTGGCTGAGGTGACGGCACCCGTCGGTGCGGCGCTCTACCGGATGGCGCAGGAGGCGGTGACCAATGCGCACCGCCACGCCCGGGACGCGACCCTCGTCGCCGTCACCGTGCGCGTCGAGGCGCGGGTGGTGCACCTCGACGTGCGCGACGACGGCACACCCGCGTCCCGGGGAGAGGGCTACGGGCTCGTCGGGATGCGGGAACGCGCGGCGCTGCTGGGCGGGTCGTGCACCGCCGGCGTCGGACCCGCGGGGGGATGGGTCGTCGCTGCCACCCTGCCCCGCACCTGGCCGCCGTCATGA
- a CDS encoding DUF2306 domain-containing protein: protein MTTTAAPTPPPGGATPLRPTGSPRTGRSGRAGRRRRRAPAWVVPTSLIAFSFIPIAVGSVRMVSLTGAVDVSDTLGAAPAPVPALVAHVVGITIYVVLGALQFHRGLRARRPRWHRWSGRVTAPAGIVAAVSGVWLALAAVGPHANSVLVVTRVLVGAGMVVALVLGVRAAVGRDFRHHRAWMVRAYALGQGAGTQVVVVGVVGSAMGGALTPLVEAVLFAAAWGINLAIGEWSIRRG, encoded by the coding sequence ATGACGACGACCGCGGCCCCCACCCCTCCGCCGGGCGGAGCGACGCCCCTGCGACCTACCGGCTCCCCGCGCACCGGCCGGTCGGGACGTGCGGGGCGCCGTCGGCGTCGGGCACCCGCGTGGGTGGTGCCGACGTCGCTCATCGCCTTCAGCTTCATCCCGATCGCCGTCGGCAGCGTGCGGATGGTCTCCCTGACCGGGGCCGTCGACGTCAGCGACACCCTCGGCGCGGCACCCGCACCGGTGCCCGCGCTCGTCGCGCACGTCGTCGGGATCACGATCTACGTGGTCCTGGGCGCGCTGCAGTTCCACCGGGGGCTGCGTGCCCGTCGACCGCGCTGGCACCGCTGGTCCGGCCGCGTCACCGCGCCCGCCGGGATCGTCGCCGCGGTCAGCGGGGTGTGGCTCGCGCTCGCCGCCGTCGGGCCGCACGCCAACTCCGTGCTCGTGGTGACGCGCGTCCTCGTCGGGGCGGGGATGGTCGTGGCGCTCGTCCTGGGCGTGCGGGCGGCGGTCGGGCGGGACTTCCGGCATCACCGCGCGTGGATGGTGCGCGCCTACGCGCTCGGGCAGGGCGCCGGGACGCAGGTCGTGGTCGTCGGGGTGGTCGGCAGCGCGATGGGCGGTGCGCTCACCCCGCTCGTCGAGGCGGTGCTGTTCGCCGCCGCGTGGGGCATCAACCTCGCGATCGGCGAGTGGTCCATCCGCCGCGGCTGA
- a CDS encoding DUF4097 family beta strand repeat-containing protein → MIDTQPTHPPAAAAPGAPRARRSTAGRVLTGVGVTLAVVVLAQGAVQLAAWMFTTTSSASATLEPTDVVELVADGGVEVVAADVDEVVVGRVAEYAWSSPRYEVTTTGDRTVVRHECRILLVSLPCTASLTAEVPEGTHVVIRATDGTIRVQGAAGDVELRTADGEVSVDGVAGDVDLRSVDGRVTVDGVGGDVVVQVSDGELRVVDAGGDVRVRAVDGAVSVAGVAGDVDVRSSDGRLDVRDVRGSLVAQTVDGNVRVAGVGGDVGVRAVDAGITVHGDGEPVALTITTNGRQRVEGPTDPDADVRVELVSVDGDIAYLGPEG, encoded by the coding sequence ATGATCGACACCCAGCCCACCCACCCGCCGGCGGCCGCGGCCCCCGGCGCCCCCCGGGCGCGGCGCAGCACCGCCGGGCGCGTCCTGACGGGGGTCGGTGTGACGCTCGCGGTGGTGGTCCTGGCGCAGGGCGCGGTGCAGCTCGCTGCGTGGATGTTCACCACGACGTCGTCCGCGTCCGCGACGCTGGAGCCGACGGACGTCGTCGAGCTCGTCGCGGACGGCGGCGTCGAGGTCGTGGCGGCGGACGTCGACGAGGTCGTCGTGGGCCGCGTCGCGGAGTACGCCTGGTCGAGCCCGCGCTACGAGGTCACGACGACGGGCGACCGGACCGTCGTGCGGCACGAGTGCCGGATCCTGCTCGTGTCGCTGCCGTGCACCGCGAGCCTGACGGCCGAGGTCCCGGAGGGCACGCACGTGGTGATCCGCGCGACCGACGGGACGATCCGCGTGCAGGGCGCCGCCGGTGACGTCGAGCTGCGCACCGCCGACGGTGAGGTCAGCGTCGACGGCGTGGCCGGCGACGTGGACCTGCGGTCCGTCGACGGCCGCGTGACCGTGGACGGCGTGGGCGGTGACGTGGTCGTCCAGGTGTCCGACGGTGAGCTGCGCGTCGTCGACGCGGGCGGCGACGTGCGGGTCCGGGCGGTCGACGGCGCCGTGTCCGTCGCGGGGGTGGCCGGTGACGTCGACGTGCGCTCGTCGGACGGGCGCCTCGACGTGCGGGACGTGCGCGGCTCCCTGGTGGCGCAGACCGTCGACGGCAACGTGCGGGTCGCCGGCGTGGGCGGCGACGTGGGGGTCCGCGCGGTGGACGCCGGCATCACGGTCCACGGCGACGGCGAGCCCGTCGCGCTGACGATCACGACGAACGGCCGGCAACGGGTCGAGGGTCCGACCGACCCCGACGCGGACGTCCGCGTCGAGCTCGTGTCCGTCGACGGCGACATCGCCTACCTGGGCCCGGAGGGCTGA
- a CDS encoding Crp/Fnr family transcriptional regulator has product MAEDIVLTAPLFAGMDEESSEALIASMKLLDLVRGDVLFHEGEPGDRLYLVRDGKIKLGRRSNDGRENLLAVLGPGEMFGELSLFDPGPRTATATVVADAVVLELGHHDLITWLADKPTVAEHLLQALARRLRRTNEALADLVFSDVPGRVAKALLDLSTRFGQQVDEGIRVAHDLTQEELAQLVGASRETVNKALADFAARGWVRREGRAVVLLDVDRLERRAR; this is encoded by the coding sequence GTGGCGGAGGACATCGTGCTGACGGCGCCGCTGTTCGCGGGCATGGACGAGGAGTCGTCCGAGGCGCTCATCGCCTCGATGAAGCTGCTCGACCTGGTGCGTGGCGACGTGCTGTTCCACGAGGGCGAGCCGGGAGACCGGCTCTACCTGGTGCGCGACGGCAAGATCAAGCTGGGACGGCGGTCCAACGACGGCCGCGAGAACCTGCTGGCGGTGCTGGGCCCGGGCGAGATGTTCGGCGAGCTGTCCCTGTTCGACCCGGGCCCGCGGACCGCGACGGCCACGGTCGTCGCGGACGCCGTCGTCCTGGAGCTGGGGCACCACGACCTCATCACCTGGCTCGCGGACAAGCCGACGGTTGCCGAGCACCTCCTCCAGGCGCTCGCGCGGCGCCTGCGCCGCACCAACGAGGCGCTCGCCGACCTCGTGTTCTCCGACGTGCCGGGCCGCGTGGCCAAGGCGCTGCTCGACCTGTCGACGCGGTTCGGCCAGCAGGTCGACGAGGGTATCCGCGTCGCTCACGACCTCACGCAGGAGGAGCTCGCACAGCTCGTCGGCGCGTCGCGCGAGACCGTGAACAAGGCGTTGGCGGACTTCGCCGCGCGCGGCTGGGTGCGGCGTGAGGGCCGCGCCGTCGTGCTGCTGGACGTCGACCGGCTCGAGCGCCGGGCGCGCTGA
- a CDS encoding alpha/beta fold hydrolase, whose protein sequence is MTPVDSAALLIEGPWQHRFVTANGARFHVATTGPQDAPLVLLLHGVPQLWWAWRHQLPVLAAAGYRVAAMDMRGTGGSDKPPQGYDVPTLAADAAGVVRSLGAGSAVVVGTGTGGDVAWATAAYHPDVVRAIGVLAAPHPLDAVTVPRTPPGPAAAAVLAFAQLPSLPERAMTQGDLVERMLTHWGGVPGLPARDAVDTYRRAVRVPFAAHSQLEQVRWLVRSTPRPDGSRYRARLRAARPVPVLQVHGLRDGIRPASDAALRPGTAHVARTYRFELLHGAGHYLTDQAPGLVGELLVDWLTEVDAVSP, encoded by the coding sequence ATGACCCCCGTCGACTCCGCGGCGCTCCTGATCGAGGGGCCCTGGCAGCACCGCTTCGTGACCGCCAACGGCGCACGCTTCCACGTCGCGACGACTGGCCCCCAGGACGCGCCGCTCGTGCTGCTGCTGCACGGCGTCCCGCAGCTGTGGTGGGCGTGGCGCCACCAGCTGCCCGTGCTCGCCGCCGCCGGGTACCGCGTCGCCGCGATGGACATGCGCGGCACCGGAGGGTCGGACAAGCCTCCCCAGGGCTACGACGTGCCGACGCTCGCGGCCGACGCGGCGGGCGTCGTGCGGTCGCTGGGCGCGGGCTCCGCGGTCGTCGTGGGCACGGGCACCGGCGGCGACGTCGCGTGGGCCACGGCCGCGTACCACCCGGACGTCGTGCGGGCGATCGGCGTGCTCGCCGCGCCGCACCCCCTCGACGCGGTCACCGTGCCGCGCACCCCGCCCGGCCCGGCGGCCGCGGCCGTCCTCGCGTTCGCGCAGCTGCCGTCCCTGCCGGAGCGCGCGATGACGCAGGGCGACCTCGTGGAGCGCATGCTCACGCACTGGGGCGGCGTCCCGGGGCTGCCCGCGCGCGACGCCGTCGACACGTACCGACGCGCCGTGCGCGTGCCGTTCGCGGCGCACAGCCAGCTCGAGCAGGTGCGGTGGCTCGTCCGGTCGACCCCCCGGCCGGACGGCAGCCGCTACCGGGCGCGGCTGCGCGCCGCGCGTCCCGTGCCCGTGCTGCAGGTGCACGGCCTGCGCGACGGCATCCGGCCCGCGTCGGACGCGGCCCTGCGCCCGGGGACGGCGCACGTGGCGCGGACGTACCGGTTCGAGCTGCTGCACGGCGCCGGCCACTACCTGACGGACCAGGCGCCCGGCCTCGTGGGGGAGCTGCTCGTCGACTGGCTGACCGAGGTCGACGCCGTCAGTCCTTGA
- the nth gene encoding endonuclease III has product MDAIVQETALARTRRARRVDRALAVRYPDARCELDFRTPFELLIATVLSAQTTDVRVNMTTPELFARWPDAAAMATANQAELQDVLHPTGFYRAKARAVAGIGNALVERFGGEVPKRIEDLVTLPGVGRKTANVVLGNAFGVPGITVDTHVHRVAHRLGYSTSDDPAVIEADLGELLERREWTMASHRLIFHGRRTCFARRPACGACPVAALCPSFGIGETDPVLAAEMVKD; this is encoded by the coding sequence GTGGACGCCATCGTGCAGGAGACCGCCCTCGCCCGCACGCGTCGAGCCCGCCGGGTCGACCGTGCGCTGGCCGTCCGGTACCCCGACGCCCGCTGCGAGCTGGACTTCCGGACCCCGTTCGAGCTGCTGATCGCGACCGTGCTGTCCGCGCAGACCACCGACGTGCGGGTCAACATGACGACCCCCGAGCTGTTCGCGCGGTGGCCCGACGCCGCGGCGATGGCGACGGCCAACCAGGCCGAGCTGCAGGACGTGCTGCACCCGACGGGGTTCTACCGCGCCAAGGCGCGGGCCGTCGCCGGCATCGGCAACGCGCTCGTCGAGCGCTTCGGCGGCGAGGTGCCGAAGCGCATCGAGGACCTGGTGACGCTGCCCGGTGTGGGGCGCAAGACCGCGAACGTCGTGCTCGGCAACGCGTTCGGCGTGCCGGGGATCACGGTGGACACCCACGTGCACCGGGTCGCGCACCGCCTCGGCTACTCGACGAGCGACGACCCTGCCGTGATCGAGGCCGACCTGGGCGAGCTGCTGGAGCGCCGCGAGTGGACGATGGCGTCGCACCGGCTGATCTTCCACGGCCGGCGGACGTGCTTCGCCCGTCGGCCGGCGTGCGGCGCGTGCCCCGTCGCCGCCCTGTGCCCGTCGTTCGGCATCGGCGAGACGGACCCCGTCCTGGCGGCGGAGATGGTCAAGGACTGA
- a CDS encoding metallophosphoesterase: protein MTHAPAGIGKPGAGGSALRAVGGLALAGAAALAWASLVEVRWYALRQVTVPVLPPGQEPLRILHVADLHLTPGQRRKVDWVRDLATLDPHLVVDTGDNWAHLDAMPALLDALEPLLGLPGAFVLGSNDYFAPAFKNPARYLLPDARSTPPRPPTELPWRELVTRLTSAGWVDLSNRRDALEVDGRRLSLVGTDDAHLERDAMPPAGGPDDVRTSDGRSPAVDLHVGVTHAPYRRVLDAMHADGVDLTIAGHTHGGQLALPFVGALTTNCDLDLSRAKGLHGWPGARPDRADGAGSSWLHVSAGLGTSPYAPVRFACRPEATLLTLTSP, encoded by the coding sequence ATGACCCACGCCCCTGCCGGCATCGGCAAGCCCGGTGCCGGCGGCAGCGCCCTGCGTGCCGTCGGCGGCCTCGCGCTGGCCGGTGCCGCGGCGCTCGCGTGGGCGTCGCTCGTCGAGGTCCGCTGGTACGCCCTGCGCCAGGTGACGGTGCCCGTGCTGCCGCCGGGGCAGGAGCCCCTGCGGATCCTGCACGTCGCCGACCTGCACCTGACGCCCGGGCAGCGCCGCAAGGTCGACTGGGTGCGGGACCTGGCGACCCTCGACCCGCACCTCGTCGTCGACACGGGTGACAACTGGGCGCACCTGGACGCGATGCCGGCGCTGCTCGACGCGCTGGAGCCGCTGCTGGGCCTCCCCGGCGCCTTCGTGCTGGGCTCCAACGACTACTTCGCCCCGGCGTTCAAGAACCCCGCGCGCTACCTGCTCCCCGACGCGCGCAGCACGCCCCCGCGCCCCCCGACCGAGCTGCCGTGGCGCGAGCTGGTCACGCGGCTGACGTCGGCCGGGTGGGTCGACCTGTCGAACCGGCGCGACGCGCTCGAGGTCGACGGTCGTCGCCTGTCGCTCGTCGGCACGGACGACGCGCACCTCGAGCGCGACGCGATGCCCCCGGCGGGCGGCCCCGACGACGTGCGCACGTCGGACGGGCGCTCCCCCGCCGTCGACCTGCACGTCGGGGTCACGCACGCCCCCTACCGGCGCGTCCTGGACGCGATGCACGCCGACGGCGTCGACCTGACGATCGCGGGACACACCCACGGCGGGCAGCTCGCCCTGCCGTTCGTCGGCGCGCTGACCACCAACTGCGACCTCGACCTGAGCCGCGCCAAGGGTCTGCACGGCTGGCCGGGCGCCCGCCCGGACCGCGCCGACGGCGCCGGGTCGTCGTGGCTGCACGTCTCCGCGGGCCTCGGCACGTCCCCGTACGCACCCGTGCGCTTCGCGTGCCGCCCGGAGGCGACGCTCCTGACGCTCACGTCGCCGTAG
- a CDS encoding RidA family protein, with product MPDAGPGRVAARLAELGLTLPAAAAPLAAYVPAVRSGAHVWTSGQLPFVDGALPVTGKVGTDVDQATATAQARTAALNALAAVGALLAAEAAAHGGGPVDPAAALDRVRRVVKVVGFVASDPAFTAQPAVVNGASLLLHDVLGDAGVHARSAVGVTVLPMDSPVEIEIVVETD from the coding sequence ATGCCGGACGCCGGACCGGGCCGCGTCGCCGCGCGCCTGGCCGAGCTCGGCCTGACGCTGCCCGCGGCCGCCGCCCCCCTGGCGGCGTACGTCCCCGCCGTCCGCAGCGGCGCCCACGTGTGGACGTCCGGGCAGCTGCCGTTCGTCGACGGGGCCCTGCCCGTGACCGGCAAGGTCGGTACGGACGTCGACCAGGCCACCGCGACCGCGCAGGCCCGGACCGCGGCGCTGAACGCGCTGGCGGCCGTGGGGGCGCTGCTCGCCGCCGAGGCGGCCGCGCACGGCGGTGGCCCGGTCGACCCGGCGGCGGCCCTCGACCGGGTGCGGCGCGTCGTCAAGGTCGTCGGCTTCGTCGCGAGCGACCCCGCGTTCACCGCGCAGCCCGCCGTGGTCAACGGCGCGAGCCTGCTCCTGCACGACGTGCTCGGCGACGCCGGTGTGCACGCACGCTCGGCCGTGGGTGTCACGGTGCTGCCGATGGACTCGCCGGTCGAGATCGAGATCGTCGTCGAGACCGACTGA
- a CDS encoding WhiB family transcriptional regulator yields the protein MTGQGAQGYEGHWTTQASCGQGKQAPDALFVEGAAQREARAVCLGCPVRLDCLADALDSRADFGVWGGMTERERRALLRRRPEVVSWRDELGGSEPTLVSLGGTV from the coding sequence GTGACAGGCCAGGGGGCGCAGGGGTACGAGGGGCACTGGACGACGCAGGCGTCGTGCGGTCAGGGCAAGCAGGCGCCCGACGCGCTGTTCGTCGAGGGCGCGGCGCAGCGCGAGGCCCGTGCCGTGTGCCTGGGCTGCCCGGTCCGGCTCGACTGCCTCGCCGACGCCCTGGACAGCCGCGCCGACTTCGGTGTCTGGGGCGGCATGACGGAGCGCGAGCGCCGCGCCCTGCTGCGCCGTCGGCCCGAGGTGGTCTCGTGGCGCGACGAGCTGGGTGGGAGCGAGCCCACGCTGGTCTCGCTCGGCGGGACGGTGTGA
- a CDS encoding response regulator transcription factor — MNVRVLLADDQELVRTGLRMILDAQPGIEVIAEAPDGRRAVELARALRPDVCLLDIRMPHLDGIAATRELAGPDVVDPLPVVVITTFDLDEHVYDALRAGARGFLLKDAGPQLLAQAVHAAAAGDALIAPAVTARLLRTFAATPSARRVPQPLEPLTDREEQVLLEVATGRTNEEIAGRLFISLSTAKTHVANLLTKLGMRNRVELALWAYETGRLAARRD; from the coding sequence ATGAACGTCCGGGTGCTGCTGGCCGACGACCAGGAGCTCGTGCGCACCGGGCTGCGGATGATCCTCGACGCGCAGCCCGGGATCGAGGTGATCGCCGAGGCGCCGGACGGCCGGCGGGCCGTCGAGCTCGCACGGGCGCTGCGACCCGACGTGTGCCTGCTCGACATCCGCATGCCGCACCTCGACGGCATCGCCGCGACCCGCGAGCTCGCCGGGCCGGACGTGGTCGACCCGCTGCCCGTCGTCGTCATCACGACCTTCGACCTCGACGAGCACGTGTACGACGCGCTGCGTGCCGGCGCCCGCGGGTTCCTGCTGAAGGACGCCGGGCCGCAGCTGCTCGCCCAGGCGGTCCACGCGGCTGCGGCCGGCGACGCCCTCATCGCGCCCGCCGTGACCGCGCGGCTGCTGCGCACCTTCGCGGCCACCCCCTCCGCGCGGCGGGTCCCCCAGCCGCTCGAGCCGCTCACCGACCGTGAGGAGCAGGTGCTCCTCGAGGTGGCCACCGGGCGGACGAACGAGGAGATCGCCGGCCGGCTCTTCATCAGCCTGAGCACCGCCAAGACCCACGTCGCGAACCTGCTGACCAAGCTCGGCATGCGCAACCGGGTCGAGCTCGCCCTGTGGGCGTACGAGACCGGCCGCCTCGCCGCACGGCGCGACTGA